The genomic stretch AGAGTCACAGAATCAGGAGTACACAGAAAACCCAGAAGTATAGAAACCATCCTTGTCACAGGTCTCACCTCTGATCTTCATTCCTTTAGGAGACTGATTCACACCTCCAACCAGAAGCAGCAACAGTGCCTTCTTCACATCCTCATGCCCATAGATCTCCGGGGCAATTGAGGCAGCCAACTTCTCGTAGAAGTCATCCTCTGCAAAAAGTCCACATCAACATTAGCAGCAAAGGGGTCATCACCATCCCCCAAAAGGTCCCGCCAACTTGTTCCTTGCAGATAGCCACAACTCACTTCGAGAGAACGTACTACACTTCAATGCTACGTGTTCAGCACTTCACCAACTTACCTGTGATTTGCCTCAGCTCCTCTTCACTCAACTCCTGCGCTCCTAACTCATCATCCTCCGATTTATTCATCTGACTGATCCTGTGAGCATCCAAGTACGTCTCTGAGAGGAGACCCTAAAATCAGTTCAAGAGATTAGTCAGGAATCACGAGTCAACTGTACCAATACATCCAGTCCTGGCTCCCGGAGCACAGCACCATGACAGAAAATGTGGCCTGTAAGCATTCAGTCTCAATTCCCGCTCTCAGGGAAAATAAATTCATAGAACACCatagcgcagaaacaggcccttcggtccatctagtccgTGAGAAACCATTAATCAgactaatcccattgacctgcacctggatcataacctccatacccctcccattcatgtcattatctaaatttctcttcaatgttgaaattggccccacattcaccacttgcgCAGGCACCTTGTGAAAAACTTCCCCCTCATGCTCCCATTAAGCATTtcatctagttgtagtcccacccaatctatGGAAAAGGCCTACTTGTatttattctatctatacccctcacaattttgtaaacttctatcaatTCTTCCCTCAGTcctctacattctaaggaataaagtcccaacctattcaatcttttcttataactcaagtcctggcagcatcctttaaaatttctctgtactctttcaatcttgtttacaactttcttgtaggtaggtgaccaaaagatGGTCTTCCTCGCCGTCCACTagatccccaatcttggtgtcacctgcaaatttgctgttCCAATTTTATGAATTTATTGATGAGATGCAACACGGAACAGCTGcttcgagctgtgccacccagcaaccattttaaccctagcctaatcatgggataatttacaatgatttaattaacctaccacccggttaagtctttggactgtgggaagaaaatggagcacaaagaggaaacccatgcggtcacagggtgaacgtacaaattccatgcagtggcaggaattgaagccCGGGTCGCTGATCCCGTAAAGCGTtatgctagccactacactaccattcCCCCCTAATAatttaccacattgtcatccatatcattgatatatGGCAAATAACCAATCCCTGGAGGGTACCACTAgtctcaggcctccagtcaaGACAGACACTCTGGCTTCTCTCGCAAAGcccatgtctaatccaatttactaccacatCTCGAAcgtcaagcaactgaaccttcttgaccaactccCATGcgataccttgtcaaatgccttgctcaagTCCATACGAAtggtagggtggagatacatctctactacAGGAGGCgccaaggtgctccttccctcttctaGTCTGCAGGTCAACTTTGGGCAAGTTATAGCATCTACCCTTAACCGCCCAATCAGGGTCAAACGGATCCACGGGAGAAGTtgatggatggtcgtacgagcagcttaagtgaccactgacgccaggcacaCAATTTCTGAAGCGCATTGacaatggttggggtcacccgacttgtaaagacactgtccggAATGAGACAATTGCAAATCACTTCTGTGAAAAGaaccaatcatggtcatggacagaccatgatcgcccacgtcatacaacacggcagaATGACAAATAAAGTCCTTGAGACAAtgtccactgctttgccttcatcaactttcctggtaatctcctcaaactctaaaagattggttaggcatgacctaccatgcacaaagccacactgaccaTCATGGTTGAGTCCCTGTCTATCCTGTccattagaataccttccaataactttcacaCTACTGATGTCGGCTCACTGGCCTAGCTTGTTCTTAGAGCAGGGGTCCAtgtcttagagcctttcttaaacagaagaacaacattagctatcccccGATCCTCAAGCACCTCCCCTGTGGTTAAGTatgttttaagtatctctgctagagcGACTACAATTTTTGCATTAGCCTTGAGGAAACACACTGACAGACCCTGGGGATTCATCCACCCTGATTTAGCTCAAGTCAACAAACACCTTCTCCGTATTCTGTATAGTGCCCCTGATCTTGCGGCTGCATTGCCTTGTGTCTACAGACTACGTACGTCCTTACCTTTTTGCTgataaacagaacaagtgcttccAAGGACCACTAAAAAACTGAGAACAAAATTTAGCTAACTACTGCTTGGCTTCTCCAGCTGCAAGATGTGATCAAGTTAGCTGCCATTCTGCAAGACAGATAGCCAAGATCATTTTCAAACTGGATACAGTCAACAGGCCAGGGTGGCTCACAAGTTTAAATGACGCTTTGTGCGCCATCACTAATTTCGTAGGCTGGTGAGGTGGATGGGTGAGGGAGAAAAAGAAAAACTGTGTGCAAAAGAACCTTGTTTCTTCAGAATCTGTGACCAATTCCAAACACTGGAGTCAGCCTTTCTAGCTGATGTCAAGGCCCAAAGTGGAAACATCTGAAGTGTGATACACTACAAAAAAAAAAGGGAGACTGACCAGAGAAACAGACCATGACACAATGTGGAGCATTAGCTGTGCATCTGTGTCAGTACTTAAGTAGCAACAAAAGTACAAATGGGCCAATTATGTTTTTCCTGACAAAGTCCTATGTAACAGTAAAGACCTTACGTCTGAACCCTGGGAAGGCCACACACaagtgcaggtaaatgggattatTGTAGGTGGGTCAGCAGGACAGACAAGGCTTCGGTACTGGATGACTTTATGAATGTGACACTTCCCACAATGTGGCAGGAACTATTAGTTACACTGACAAAAGACCAAAACAAATTGAAGAGCAATAACTTATCAACAGAACTTACAAGAGCACAAGACATAGGAGaacaaggccattcagcccaatgagatgctctgacatttcatcgtggctgacccatttccctctcaatctcattctcctgccttctcccataacctttcaagcactgacctatcaacctccaccttaagaaTACATAGTGACCTGGCCAGTGGCAACCAATTCCAGATTCACCTCCCCTTGTcgaaagaagttcctcctcatccccaCTCTAACTGGAATCacactattctgaagctgtgccctctggtcttagaccacaggaagcatcctctccatatgcactatataagcctttcaacattcaataggcttcatCGGCCCCTCGTACTTTTAAATTCTAGCAAGTaaaggcccagggccatcaatcagccctcatacgataagcctttcattcccagaatcagtgTTGTGAACctccgaaccctctccaatatcaacacatcctttcttaaataaggcccaaaaactgctcacaatactccaagcaaggcctcaccattacattcttgttttatattctagtcctctccaaGTGAATGTTAATACTGCATTTGACTTTCTCACCATTTACTCAGCCTACAAATCAACCCTTAGGAgtcctcagatttttgaattttctctccgtttagataattattttattcctactaaagtacatgaccatacactgctCGGCACTGCATTccacttgccacttctttgcccatatgGTCCTCTGCAGCCTCCTTGCTCCCTCAACACCACCCGCCCCTGCACCtaacttcatattgtctgcacacttggccacaaagccatcaattccatcatccaaatcactgagataatgtaaaaagaatcggtcccaacactgacccacgTTAAAcatcaccagtcactggcagccaatcagaaaaggctccctttattcctactctttgcctcctgccaatcagccaatgctctgtccatgctagtatctgccctgtaataccatgggcttttatcttgttaagcagcgtcacgtgtagcatcttgtcaaaggccttctgaaaatccaagtacaaacaTCCACCcattcccctttgtctatccttgtTATTTCTATAAGAATTCTAACAGTTTTAGGGCACAGAAATTCACAGCACATCAGAggcttttcggcccacaatgttgtgccgatcatgtaacctactctggagactgcctagaatttccctaccgcatagccctctacttttctaagctccatgtacctatctaagaggctcttaaaagatcccaaatgctttgttgtatgccctcttttgcttttacattagctttgacttcccttgcaagccacagttgtactattttgccattggagtagttcttcatttttggaatacatctatcctacacattcctcatttttcccagaaaatcccgccattgctgttctgccaacaTCCCCGacagcatctccttccagtttactttagCCAAATCCTCTCTCAACCCACTGTAGTTCCCTTCACTCCCTTGAAacactgctacgtcagactttactttctccctatcaatcttcaagttgaactcaatcatattgcgaTCGCTGTCTCCTAagcttttaccttaagctccctaatcacttatgattcattacataacacccaatccagtatagctgatctcctagtaggctcaacaacaaactgctcttaaaaaagccatctcattggcattcaacaaactcactctcgagaccgattaccaacctgattttccccaatcatgTTGAAGTCTCCCATGCTTTGAGAGTCACGATTTGCCCTTACAGTGTAACCAACGCCAGTGTTCTTACCTGGATCACCTGCCTGAAGCCCGTCCTCATCATGGGCAGGAAGATACCAGTGATGCTAACGTGGTCCCCGGGCTGAGCTTGCCTGGTGTTTTCACCTCTGCTGTACACAGTCAAACTGCGGGGAATGTTTCCCACCGGCACTTGGTCACTCTGAAGAAACAAACTGTCAGTACTGACCAGTTTCCCAAAGACCGCCTTCCCTCACCCTGTCCCCCCCAAATAAAGTTTTAACCACTCACATGCTCCTGGATCTTAATCTCCTGGAACTTGATGAACTTTGACCCTCGGGACTGCAGATAAAGCCTTCCCCCGGATTTATTGGTTTGACATTCACGGCTGGGACACATTATCAGTGGCATGAATGTAGGAGACTGGATCTGAAACAAGAAAGAAAATTCCCTCACAACCTGTTCACTATCAAACTATAAACCAGTACGAAGTCATAGGAAACCTCTAGGTTTCTTCTCACTCAAAATGGTGCCTTTACTCACTGGGACTCCTGTCTAAACACCAGAAAGTCAGTTTACACCATCTCAATGCAACCTCCAGCTGTACACACAGCTGTCCTGGCCCATTACAAGCTTCATAGTCAGGAGGGACGAGCACCAATTCAGAGTAGAAATGAACTAAATGGTACAATTTTAAGGAATGATTTTGTTTAAATCTGATAACTAGGACCCTCCAGCCTATCTCAGTTGATTGACCCTTCTTGTCACACTGTCGCACCCCACACATGGGCACATTAGTCAAACAGGTGTCATTAAGGCACCAGCCGAGCCATACGCCCTTTGTCAGAAAACGCCCACGCTTCATGACCTGAAATTTTCCTTTGCAGTGAGGTGTACAGGTGGCATCAGATGCAACCCTGGTTTATCACAGCCTCAGTAATCACTGGAACTCGAGTTCATTGAAGATAATATCAAAGTCTCCAGATAAGCTTCAAAGTGGAGTAAGTTGGGAGAAGTGTAAATGGTAGGAAATATGAAAGAATGAGGGGAGCATGGTAGAAAGAGTGAGGAGAAGCATTCTGAACTACATTGTATAACTTTACAgaatgactttttaaaaaatctgataaCTAAATTCACCACACTGGTTCTGGCTGATTATCAGTGTTAGGGGAATTTTGTGAAAGAAACAAATGATAATTTCTCATGGGAGCCCTGCACACTGACTAACAGACTGAACCAGCAGCAGTTTGACGGGTGCTCTGCATTGTACTTACCGGCTGGTAGGTCTCGGCCCCACACTGATCACAAGTATACGTAGCCACCACCATCATGGGCTTGACTTCCGTCACTCTGGTAACAATACCTCGGACAGTCACGAGCTTTCCGATACTGTCCGCCTTCACATCCCGTATCACCTTTGGCTTCATTGTACTAGGATGCTTGAAATAAACCTCGCTATGGGGAAAGGAGAAAAGCCATAAATCCAACGATTAAGAATTCCATCTCCAAGTGATCAACCCTGCCCTCCCAACTTCAATTCTACATACTCCTAAATCAGTGTTCAAAAAGCCGAGCTTCTGACACCAGCAACACAGCTGAAAATAATTCACTGCTGTctactgggggaaaaaaaaatcaaattgcattagcttcaaagtaaatatggaaaaagatactgtaggtctggtccacaggttgagattctaaattggaaaagggtcaattttgatggtttcAGAAACAACCCAGCAGGTTTGGATTGAGACAGACTctcttctggcaaaggtgtacttggtaagtgggaggccttcaaaagtggagctttgagagtacaaagtttgtatgtgcctgtcagaattgAAAGTAAAGTTTTAGGGAACCTTGTTTTTCAagagatgttgaggccctggttaagaaagggaaaaaaaagaagagaTGAACAGCAGGTAGGAAAATATATGGTGCTGATGAAGTACAAGAAATACAAcacttaaaagaaatttggagggCTAAAGACAGACATGAGGTTgacctagcagacaaggtgaaggagaatccaaatTGGTCGTCTGGAAGTTCAGAATAGTAATCCATGcacggagccaaaagagaagaggtgatcttaaatggatttttttacgTCTGTATGtattcaggagacagacacagtcagaagtgaggcaaagtagcaTCGACTTGATTACAGAGGTGGGGATGTTTACTGTCCTGatgcaaattagagtggataaatcctgacaaggtgttctctcagaccctgcgggaggcaagtgcagaaactgcaggggccttAGCAGAGAAATTTAAATCAGTCTTAGCAACAGGTGAAGTAAcacaggattggaggatagccaatgttgttccactgtttaagaaaggctgcaAAAACAAACCAGAAAActttaggccagtgagcctgacatcactaGTGGGAAATTATCAGGAGGCATTTCAAGGGACGTGAtacgagtatttggatagacagggactgattaaggatcgTTAGCATTGCTTCATGGGTGGTAGATCATGCCTGATGTTAAAGGAGTTTTTCCAAGGAAGTTACcatgaaagttgatgaaggcaaggcagcggatGTTGCCTACAAGAACTTTaggaaggtatttgacaaggtcctgcatgggcaattggtcaagaaggttcagttgctcagcattcaatattggagattggctgtgtgggagaagccagagtggtagatggttgcttctctgattgGAGGTCTGTAAGTAGTGGTTTGCCACAGGGATCGTTGCTGAGTCCGTTGTTTGGCAGCTACATCAGTAAATAtgtggatgacatcaagattgggggtgtagtggacagcaaggaagacagctggaaaaatggcagatggaatttaacgcagacaattgtaaggtgttgcacttttgtAGGTAGGACCAATCAGAGCAggtcttacacagagaatggtagggcaccgaggagtgtgCAGAACAAGGGATCTCAGAATGCATTGTAAGTGGGGGCCCAGGTAGATaggatcgtaaagaaagcttttggcacattggccttggTAAATCAGATTTTTCAATACAGGAAATGGGTTACGTTGGTGTGGCCtaatttagaatattgtgtgcagttttggtcaccaacctacaggaaagatgtaaataaggttgaaagagtagagagaaaattcacaagaatgctgccaggcctggaggacttgagttacaaGCAAAAatttaataggttaggactttattccttggaatgtagaacattgagagatttgataaaggtatacaaaataatgaggggtatggatggggtaaatgcaagcagacttttttccactgaggttggctgggTCTGCAACGGGAGGTTATgagttaagatagatagatagatagttaagggtgaaaggggaaaattttaaggggaacaagaGGAAACATCTTTGCTCAGAGGGTCATgcgtgtgtggaacgagctgtcagtgcaagtggtacacttgagcttgatttcaacattgaagagaagtttgtacAGGCACATTCATAATAGCGGCAGAGGGCTATGGGCTCAGTGGGAGTGGGAGGAGTGGGAGTCAGTGGGAGGAGGCggtttaaatggtttagcatggactagatggatcgAAGGGCACGTTTccgtgctgtatttttctatgactctatggcatACAGCAAGCTCCCATAAACAGAAACATGCCAAAAAATATTGTCCACAGCACCAAGGAGTCTCCTTTTGTAATTAATGCCCACCTGAAGGCAACAGAATTTTGAGATACAACGGTGACAGCAGTTTAGTCAACATGGAAAGACAAAGGAATGTCATCGGGATGAAGAGCTTTGCCAGGCCAAAGGAAGCACTCCCACTGCCCATGGTGTTCCACCTGCCTGCCTGATCGAAGGCACTCCCAAAGAACTGCCAGAGCCAGAGAGGTGGGAAACCATGATCCCGTTTTTCTGAAATTGGGGAACTGGAGCAGCAGCAAGAAGCTCTCATATTGAACCAAGTTCTACACTCACCACCCACACTAGTGCTCCTCTACAAACCACATCCCCAGCATGCCTGAACCTGCCCATTCAAAGCACAAGTCCGGCAGTGCATCAGTCCCTGCTGGTACTCACAATCTCCGCAGGAGCTCGGCCGGGTACTGGTTGTGAGAGTCGTGGATTTCGTTGGGATCACGTGTACGCTGCTCCATCATCAGCCTATGTTCGATGTAAACATCCAGTGCATCCTTATTCACCACCTAAGTGGAAAGCAGAATCAAAGTCCTCAGGGTAGACCAAACATTCTGCTCTGACAGTTACCAGCACCAACAAGGCAACAGTCAGAACTTAACCCATGACAGAAAAAGGATCACCTTAAAAGCTTTGCAAGTCTCCAGCTTGGTTACACAGGAAACATTCTCAAGTTCAAGGGTTGCTATGAGTAAGGGTTCTAGAGATTCAACACCTGAGTGTTTTATACATTCAGATTCAACTTAAGTGCATGAGAAGGATACAAACACAAAAGCTGGAAATGAGACACCCAGTGGTTTTGGAAACTCAGTTATTCCTGGAGATAGAAAACATCCCAGCCCCAGAGAGCACACTGGTGTGAACCATAAAAAGCTGGCTGCAAGATGAGGAAACAGTATTGAAGCACAgatgttcagagagaaaaatcaccCACGTACCTCCCACTGCATCTTCCTTCCCACTAGCCCCGACTCACCTCCCTTTCCTTGTACTGCGGCAGCACTTCCTGAATGGCATCAGCGAAAAGGTTCACGTATCGGCGTGTGTTCTCACAGATTGAGTCCACCAACTCTGGGTCCTCCTCTGCAATGTCATCCAGGTCGATGTAGAGTGCCACCTGCTCACGGTGAGCAATTTGCACCTTAAAAGAAAAGGCCAAGATTTAAGGATAAGGCTTTGCCGTGACGGCTGCACATTCAACTTAATTAAAAAGTAATTTTGTATAGTAATCAGGTGGCTACTAGAATTGAGAAGAACAGAAGCTTGGCAGTTGTAGTCGCTAACTCGGTTATTATTACAGCaaccaagatacagtgagaaaCCTCCGTATGCATGCCCTCCAGACCAACCATACCATACTTAAGTTTAGACAGAATAATACCAAATATGTAGTCTTACCATTAGAGAGTGCAGATAGACAAATCAAATGCAAAGTAGACAGATATAAAGAACTCATCTTTAATTTATAAGTCTTATGCAGCAGGAATGAAGCTCCCTTGAGCCTAGTTGTATGTgcaccaaatgcaggcaaatgagaaATGCCTCAGACACAAGGTTCTTACCAATTGCTCGACATACTTGAAATGCTTCTTCCCTAGTTCATTATCTGTGTAGAACTCCTGCAGGAACTTGATGCACTTCTCTGTAAGAAACATCAGTCATTAGTTTTGCTCCCATTTCCATTACACAGTAATGCTTTCAAAGTATCCCACTCCAAAGGTGAGCCTGGCATTGCAACACCTGGTCCAGCAAAAATAATCAGCAACTGGGCTCTGTCCGAGTGGAGCCTGCACGCTCCCCTGTGACTGTGTTGGTTTCCCCCCAGAtgccaaagacatgcaggtttcTGGGTTACTTGTTGGATGTAATTTGGCCCTGGTATGTAGGTATCAGAATCAGGAGCTGATAGAATGTGGAAGGACAAAGACAgtgattttctccagcattttgtgtgtgttggcctTTGACCAATCACAGTAGCCTTGTGCAGACCATTTCCCAAATAGACCCATTAGTCTTCACCCCAATACCGCTTCCTGAGTTTCCTGTACCTAGCCtagatcaaccccccccccccccccccaacatcacCAGTATATCTCAACGTTATGGCCAAGTCACTGGAGAAGTTATGGATATTAAAGTCAGGACAAACAGACATTCGCTTAGAGACACTCTGGTAATTGCTTTACCTTTAAGACCAATGATAACAATAGGTGACTCAACATAATTTCAACAGTTACAATGGCATCGTTTACTTCAGtactttgggttgacaatgcttccttcAGAATTGCGTTCTACAACGGGTGAATGTTCTAATACCTTCCTTTGCTAGGGAAAACTACTTTTAAACTTCCCTGAACTTacacaatgttacaatagtgcaGAAGTCTTAACTTCATAGTTAATGCAGAGCAATGAACGCAACCTCATCGCCTTAACCTTTAGCCGACGCATAAACAG from Hemitrygon akajei chromosome 7, sHemAka1.3, whole genome shotgun sequence encodes the following:
- the mcm7 gene encoding DNA replication licensing factor MCM7; protein product: MPPRDYQIEKEKCIKFLQEFYTDNELGKKHFKYVEQLVQIAHREQVALYIDLDDIAEEDPELVDSICENTRRYVNLFADAIQEVLPQYKEREVVNKDALDVYIEHRLMMEQRTRDPNEIHDSHNQYPAELLRRFEVYFKHPSTMKPKVIRDVKADSIGKLVTVRGIVTRVTEVKPMMVVATYTCDQCGAETYQPIQSPTFMPLIMCPSRECQTNKSGGRLYLQSRGSKFIKFQEIKIQEHSDQVPVGNIPRSLTVYSRGENTRQAQPGDHVSITGIFLPMMRTGFRQVIQGLLSETYLDAHRISQMNKSEDDELGAQELSEEELRQITEDDFYEKLAASIAPEIYGHEDVKKALLLLLVGGVNQSPKGMKIRGNINICLMGDPGVAKSQLLCYIDRLAPRSQYTTGRGSSGVGLTAAVMKDTVTGEMILEGGALVLADQGICCIDEFDKMMDSDRTAIHEVMEQQTISIAKAGIMTTLNARCSILAAANPAYGRYNPKKSVEQNIQLPAALLSRFDLLWLIQDKPNRDNDLRLAQHITYVHQHCKQPPSQFQPLDMKLMRRYITLCKKKEPMIPESLADYITAAYVEMRKESRINKDTTFTSARTLLSILRISIALARLRMVDSVEKEDVNEAMRLMEMSKDSLLGDRDQTTRAQRPADVIFATIREMVADTTTRTIKYSEAEQRCISKGFTPAQVEAALEEYEELNIWQVNQARTKITFV